The DNA window CCTCATCTCCTGAAAATGCCTTCCTTGTGGACACGTTCGTACTACTGTGAATCTGTGGGGCATATTTCAGAGAAAACTATCATGAAGTATATCGAAGAGCAGAAAAATAAATGAGAACCTACGTTTTTAAACTCTACCAGGCCAAACGGAATCAACATCTTCACCACGTCGGAGGGAGAAAAGATTGAGCCGCCTCTTTTTATGCGCCGGGCTTCAGACAAGCTCAAGAAATTTTCGTGAGAACTCAGCCGTAAGAAACGAGGAGAAGACGTAAGACCGGTTTCAGTCGGCTGTCTTTGTCGATCTTAGAATCACATGACTTACGTCGTGGGAGTATGTCAAGGATAATCAATAGAGACAAAGCGAGAGGTGTTGAATGTATTCTTTCCGTTCCGAAGAGGCCAGAGCCGAAGAGGCCAGAGAACTGCTGATCCGGTTGGTCGAGATTCCTAGTGTGACGTATGACGAAGACGCGGCTTGTCGTTACTTGATGGAGGCTTTATCTATGTCTAAACCTACATCGACATCCTCGTTCCCTGACACGCGGGAAGGGGCGCCGTTAGTGTGGGAGGACATTCACCGCGACGAGGTGGGCAACGTGGTTGCTCGGCGGGGCAGCGGAGACCGCGAGATTGTCCTGATGGGTCATATCGACACCGTTTCAGGAGGCCCGTGCTTTCGAGTAGAGGGAGATGTTTTGTGGGGACGCGGTAGCGTGGACGCTAAGGGCCCCCTCTGCGCGTTCGCTATGGCGGGTGGCGCGGCCCAGGTTTTGGAAGGCTGGAGAATAACGCTGATTGCTGCGGTGGGAGAAGAGGGCGATTCCCGAGGGGCTCGCCATGTCCTTCCCTTCCATAGTCCGGCCGCTTGCGTGATCGGCGAGCCGTCGGGAACCAGCGGGGTCACTCTGGGATATCGCGGATACTTGCGATTCCAAGTTCACGCCCAGGACAGCGGCGCGCACCGAAGCGGTAACCCCGGTCCGATTACGGCCTGCCTGATGGCGGCGGCGGATATCCTGGGGGAGGTGGAGCGGCGCAACGACACCTTAAAGCCTGTTATCGAACGACCATCGGGAGCGGTCATTGCCATGCGAGGC is part of the Synergistaceae bacterium genome and encodes:
- a CDS encoding M20/M25/M40 family metallo-hydrolase, with the protein product MYSFRSEEARAEEARELLIRLVEIPSVTYDEDAACRYLMEALSMSKPTSTSSFPDTREGAPLVWEDIHRDEVGNVVARRGSGDREIVLMGHIDTVSGGPCFRVEGDVLWGRGSVDAKGPLCAFAMAGGAAQVLEGWRITLIAAVGEEGDSRGARHVLPFHSPAACVIGEPSGTSGVTLGYRGYLRFQVHAQDSGAHRSGNPGPITACLMAAADILGEVERRNDTLKPVIERPSGAVIAMRGTEEGERTGFVDLDVRLPVGADPTLWGRDFIELGERRGVTVEMLSSMSAHLVDKNNPIVRALRLAVREAGLTPRFLVKGGTADFNLAAAWSCPMAAYGPGDSKLDHTAEEHTDLNDYLRSISILKNALEKFMEP